Genomic DNA from Candidatus Nitronereus thalassa:
CCTCCACCTGTCTCATCGCGGAAGAAACCACTAGGGCTTACCGTTCAAGAAACTCTGAAACGGTTTCGGCTTGGAGATTCGGTTGAACACATTGCTCAACAGCGCGGACTGGTCCCGAGCACTATTTATGGGCATTTGGAACAAGCCCTCCAAGCCGGAGAATTGATAGAGGTTGATCGACTTCTCCCGCACGAGCTAAAGGCCCGAATGAGGGAAGCCTTTGCCCAAACCGGTTTCAGCAATCTCACGGGAGCCAAAGAAATCCTCGGCAACCTATGTGATTACGGCCAACTTCGCCTATTTCGGGCTATTCACGGAAAAACATCGCAGGGATAAAGATCGCTGTGATACACTAATCTGTCAAACGGTCAAACCAAATCATCATTGAAACACGTACGAATTTAACATCCCCGCCTTCAACTTCCTTTTCGGGTACATTTCCGATCAGACGAGTTTGTACCAAGGCCCAATCCAGAAAGGTTTTTGAGACTCTCAATGAATAAGCACGACATCACCCACCATCAAAGCACGCTATCCCCAAAGGACGCATCTCCTGGCTTCAGCACACTTGGACTCGAGTCCCCATTGTTAACCACACTGGGTACGTTAGGCTATGAAGAGCCCACGCCAATCCAACAAGAAGCAATTCCTCCCTTATTGGCCAAACGTGATCTTATCGGACGGGCCGCAACAGGAACCGGCAAGACGGCTGCCTTTACGCTACCACTGCTGCAACGCCTCGCACATTCGACACGGCAAAAAAATCCGTTTGCCCTCATTCTCGTACCAACCCGCGAACTGGCCATCCAAGTCAGCGAGGCTGTCCATCGTTATGGGAAGGCACAAGGAATTGGGATCCTTGCAATTTATGGTGGCCAGGCGATCCGCCCCCAACTCGTCGCACTGAAACGTGGCGTCGATGTCGTAGTGGCCACGCCAGGGCGTGCACTGGATCATATCCGCCGCAAGACCCTTCAGCTGAAGGATCTACAAATCGTGGTCCTCGACGAGGCGGATGAGATGCTCAATATGGGATTCGCGGAGGATCTGGATGCCATACTTCAGCAAACTCCCAAGACCAGGCAGACCGCCTTGTTTTCAGCGACCATGCCCCCACGGATTGCCTCCATCGCACGCCGACATTTGCAAGACCCGGTGGAAATCCAAATTATCAAAGAACCCATCAAAGCTGGAGTAGCGCCTCGCGTGAACCAAATAGGATACCTTGTGACCAGACCTCACAAAGTGGCGGCTCTGGCTCGTATCCTGGATATGGCCACCCCAAAATCGACACTCGTATTCTGTCGAACTCGCCTGGAAGTCGATGAGTTGACCTCTGCGCTCAACACCCGCGGTTACCGAAGTGAAGGCCTGCATGGCGGCCTCAACCAGGCCCAACGCGATCGCGTCATGGCCTCATTCCGGTCAGGCAAGACCGAATTATTGGTGGCCACGGACGTCGCCGCCCGAGGGCTGGATATCTCTCACGTCTCGCATGTCATGAATTACGATGTGCCATCGTCTCCTGAAGCTTACGTCCATCGTATTGGACGGACTGGCCGCGCCGGACGCACGGGTGAGGCCATCACGCTCGTCGAACCACGCGAACAATGGCTGCTGAAAAACATCGAACGACTCACGAAATCTAAAATCGAAATGGCCACGCTTCCCACCGTCGCCGATCTCCAAGCCAAGCGACTGACAGGCATAGGAACTTCTATTCAAGAAATCTTAACGGCCAACAAGTTTGAACAGTTTAGAAACGTCGTCAACACGCTTATTGAAAAATTTGACCCTGTCGATGTGGCAGCGGCTGCAATTCAACTCGCGTATGGATCGAAATCGGGAGAACGCAAGGAAGAAGAAATTCCTGTCATTCGGGGCCACGAAATGGAAAAGTCTCGGAGACCTCAAGGATCAAAACAGGCACCACAGGAAAGATCGCGCGGGGCAAAAATACGAGGTGAGACTGGCAGACCAGCTGGCCCTCGCGATCGTGGTGGACCTAGCATAAAAATGGCAACTCTAAGTTTCAGTGCTGGAAGAAATGCGGGCATCGGCCCAAGGGATCTCGTCGGTGCGATTGCGAATGAAGCCGGGCTGCCATCGAAAATGATCGGGCCTATTAAAATAGACGATCAATTCTCGCTTGTGAAAGTTCCGGCAGAACTAGCGAGAGACATTATGAAAGCGATTGGGAGGACGAGGTTGAAAGGGAAGAAGGTAAGTATTCGGCTGGAGAGGGACTAGGAAGGTGGGAATTAAGATATTTCGTGTCTAGTAGACGAGAAATCTGTCTGGACAATCTACCCATTGCCGACGCACAACCGTGTCATTCCCGACATCCTTAATCGGAAAACAAGATTTTTCTTTTCTTTGCCATCCTGAACGGAGTGAAGGATCTTTTTTTTATAACTAGAAGAACAACGCGAAAAATCTCAAACCGGCGATTAGTAAGGTTTAGAAAGGAATTCGTTCAATGGTACCTGTAAGTCCCTGGTTAAACTAACCCTGCCCGGGGACCTTCCCCGACCGCACCTACGGCTCTATTTTCCCCCCACATATTTTCACCTAGTGTTTTTTTTGGTTTTTTCGTCTATGATTCCGGGTCTTCTCGGGATCAACCAAACGACAACTCGGTCAAAACGCATGGCCTAGGAGAGGGTTCATTCGCCATAGGACTTATTAGGTTTTTATTTTTTTGTTTTAAAGGAGAGTAATCATGGGGCTTTTTAAGAAAAAATCCGCAGCTGAGAAACAACGTAAAGCAGAAATAAAAAAGGCCAAGAAAGATGCTCGCGCCGACAAAAAAGACGCTCGCCAAGATTCCAGGGAGGTAAAGAAAACCGCCCGCAAAGACGCAAAAGCAGAAAAAAAAGACCTACGCCAGGAAACCAAGGCCGTGAAGAAGGATGCGCGACAAGATAAACGTGAGGGGCTAAAGGATGTTCGCCAATCCGATCTAACCGGCAAGGCCAAGCGGGATGCGAAAAAAGATGTTCGCAAGGGAAAAAAGGATACGGTTAAAGTTGCGAAACAAGAGAAGAAAGATAAGAGGCATGATATTCGGAACGAGAAAAAGGATCGTGTGCAGGATGCCAAGGTGGAGAAGAAGGAGACAATTCAGCAGATCCGCGAGAGAAAGCGTGCGATCCTCAAAAACCTACGGGTACCGAAGGCATTGGATCGAAAATGGAATAGCTACCTGAAATTTCAGCATGTGGATGCCTTGGAAATTTACAAGCCGAATACCCTGAGTCATTTGCAAACCATCTGCCGAATTGCGACCGACAATGGGTTAAAAGTACGCGCCATCGGCTCCGGCCATTCTTTTTCTGAAATCGGCGTCACGGAGGATATTTTTGTGGAGACGAAAAATCTCAACAAAATGTTGCCGATGAACAATACCCGCAAAAATAAACTCAAAAACAATGTCCGGCGGCGGCGAATGGCAGAATTACAAGTTGGGCGCACGATCATTGAAATTTCCAAAGAGTTGGAGAAGTCCGGTGAGGCCTTGATAAATCAAGGCACCTACGATGGACAAACCTTTTGGGGCGCAGTGTCGACTTCTACGCATGGATCAGGCCTCAAGCGAGGGCCGTTCCCAGCCATGATACTCAGCCTAGTATTGGTAGGCGAGGGTGGACGGACGTACCGCATTGAACCTCGGGATGGGATTACCGAGGCGCGCAATTGGCGTGAAAACGGCATTGATGAGCTCATTCAAAATGATGATGTGTTCAATTCAGTCATTTGTTCGTTTGGCTGTATGGGAATTGTCTATTCCGCCGTCATCTCGACTCGTGAATTCTATTGGATGAATGAGTGGACCTATATTTCCACCTGGTCAGCCTTTAAAGAAAGTTTTTCTCGCTATTCTGACATGCGAGCCTTTGTTGAACGCTGGGACACCATTTCACTCTTGATTGGCCCGACCAAAGCCAAATCGGGCGGCAAAGATGGCGTAAGTTTCAAGGGTGAAAACCCCATGGCCATGAACCTGCGATTGGAAACCAACGAGACCCGCACCATTGGCGGAACATTCATGGATAGTTTGACCAAGTTTTTCGAGCGAATTGGGGTCATCGACTGGATCAAGGCTCCAGCAGAAGGCCGAGGCTTTACAGTGGCGGATATCTTTCCCGGTGATGCTTGGATTGCGAAGAAAGGCGTTCGTGCTTCCGGCAAGATCGGCTGGATGGGTGAAGAGATCAAGCCTAAAGAAACACCCATAAAGCGGCGCAATAAATGCTACAAGATTTTCCCCAAAGGCGGAAAATTGTTTGGGGGCTATGGGTTGGAGGTCGCCTTTCCCATTGAACGCACCATCGAAATCATGGATCGGATTATCGAGTTGGCCGAAGAGAATAAATCCAACAAGTTATTCCACACTGCGCCGGTGGCAGTCCGTTTCGTCGCACCGACGACGGCCTATGCCTCGCCCCAATATGCAGATCCGAACGACAATGTGTCAGCATTTGACCAAGGCACGGTCATGTTCGAAGTTCTGATGGCCAAAGGGACGGAAGGCGGCATGCAAGCCTTGCAATTGATTGAGGAAGCGATGCTAGATGAGCGCGATGTCCGTGTGCATTGGGGGCTTCATTTTGATCGAATCAACAGCCGCAATACGAATTTTGAGCGGATGTATCCCAAATGGCCCCAATTCCGCGCAACGTTCCAACGATTCAATCGCCAAGGCACGTTTAAGAATGTCTTTACCGATCGAATCGGCTTGCGCTGACAAACTGTTGTTCAGAGGAAAACTGTTCAGGACTTAATTGAATGAGGGCTTTCGCGCCCGCGCAACGAGGCCTCCTTCGACTCCGCTCAGGACAGGCTTTTGTTTCGGCAAAAGGACCCAAAACCATTTCCGCCCGAGCACGAAGGCGGGAAAGCACAATTAGGTTTCCATTCTGAAGAATTGGTGGGCAAATTGAACAATCACTCAATTCGCATGTCATCTCCCAATTCTCAGCCAAGTCAACCGAGTCTGACTCTTCTCATACATTTGGGAAATGTTCAGAAGATGTTTTGTTAAGCAGGATTAGGAGTGCAATGGGTACGCCTGCCACTTTGAATTGTCGTGACAGCAAATCGTCCAAATTTCATTTATATGTTTTAAGTATCCCAGGGGAAGTGGGTTTCGTGCCTTTGGATTGTGGATAATCATTGATCCAGCCAATAAGTCAAAGGCCAGTGAGAAAAATGAGCAGTCGGAATACAACACCGCTGAGATTAAACTATTCTCCCCAGATAAAAAAAACCTTGTATCAATTTCCTCCCCACTGGCTTTCGGAATACTCTCACAATACCTAATGCCCTCATTGGCATCAGAGGTACCAGGACCAAATATCACATAAGGGGCTCCCAAACCGTGAGTGGCTCTCATAATTGCCGGTGGACTTAAACAAGCTCTCGGACTAAGCTTCGATGAGCTAATAGCAATTACACAAATGTCGCTTCTCGATATAATTCCGCATTTGAGATATTCCTTATATTTTTTCTTTTTTTCATCGAGGGCACTACAAATACGTAAAACAATCTGATCGACCGGGACTCTCTCAGCTACCGAAGCGCCATACTTTATCGGCGAAACTGAATTGGGGTTACCTTCTTCTCCTGGTCCTGGACAAATAGCCTCTACAAATATCTTTTTACCATCTTTCTCCATGACAAAGTCTGGCCCATGTTCAGTGCTCGTTGGTTTATACTTTTCACTCTTCAAGATCTTCGCGACCATCATCTCCCATAGTCGTGCTAATGGATCTTGGTCAAGTTGGCTTTCAAAATGGGAATCTTCTAACCCGTCAAAACAACAAAAAAGATCAATTATTCTTTCACGAAGACAAAAAATGCCTGAATCCTCTGGAAGGGTTTTAAGAAATTTGCTCTTCGGATATTTTTCAAAAATGTTCATCATAAGCCTTAGAAAGGAAAGGTAGGATCAAGTCTTGCAATGCCACTCTGCTCTTCCCCACCCACGAAAAAGCAATACTCTCCCAGTAGCCTAATGAGTTACATTTTTTGGCGACGACGGGTCACAAGTTTACATTTCTCGTGCTGAGAGCTTTGGGTCGAGGAGCTTTTGTGCACTGTCGCTGCTGCTTACTGGTAGGCCGGATGGGTCTAGGAGGCCGAGTTGCACAAGTACGGAGGCTTGATCCCAATAGATATGTTCGTGGGCGACTTTGCCATTTTCAAATTTGACGATCACTACCACCGCGACTTCCACACGTCGGCCAGTGGGAGGGACTCCTGGAAGCATCCAATCGATTGGCATGGTGTGCGTAAACTTGATCACGTTTTCTTCCACCAGTTGCTCTTCCCCAATGGTAGTTGACACGTTGATGAATTCGACATCGGGCGGAAAGAATTTTCCAATCAGGTGGTTGGCATAAAATTGACGCACTCCTTCCCGGCCTACGCCACCCATCTTCACGGGTATGTTATGGAGATGAGGGGCGTCCGTCATCGTGGCCATAGTAGCTTCGAGATCGCCGTCCATTTCAGCATTCATATGTTGCTGAAAGACATCCACCATCACTTGCTGATTTGAGGATAGGTTACCCATCACACCTCCATTGAGCTCATGGTTCTTTATTACATGGGTACAACACACATAGCGTCAGTCAATTTCTGCCTTTCCCTAAGCAGTTCACTAATGCGCATGACCGCCTTCGTGAGTATGGCCGTGGTCGAGTTCTTCTTGAGTAGCTTCCCGGACATTGACAATTTGGATGTCAAAATTTAACGTCACGCCAGCTAAGGGATGGTTTAGATCGATGGTGACTTCGTCACCCTCGACTTTGGTTACGACAATGTGCTGGGCAGTCCCATCCGGAGCCTTGGCTTCGAATGCCATCCCTGCTTCCACGACATCGACACCTTCGAATGCTGCACGTTCGATGACCTTTATGCCATTGGGGTCAACCTCTCCATAGCCCTCTGCAGGCGCCACTTTCACGGTCAGAGAATCTCCGGCACTTTTCCCCACTAGGGCTTTTTCCAATCCTGAGACGATATTCCCCGCTCCGTGTAGATACGCCAACGGCTCCCCACCCTCTGAACTATCCAATACCTTTCCTGCTTCATCCATGAGCTTATAATGCATGCTAACGACCGATTTTTCGCCAATAAGTAACGCCATTGATTTTCCTTTCTGTGAGTCGAAAGTCCTTTCTTAACCAGAAGAAAGGCTTGCGAAATAATAGCGGGCTGCCACGAAGAAACTCGCAGATTTCTCTACCCGTTTTTGAGTCTAATGACCTTGCTTGTACGTTGCAAGGCCGGTGTGCTTGGTGGAAATTCTAGAACTGGGAAATGGCCTGGGAGATTTTATCACCAGGCCGAATAGAAGCTGATGAATAGCAATACATACAGAGGAGGTCTTGTCGCTTGATTAAAAAGCTAGAACCATCAACCCAAAGCTTCTTTGACTGTCTCGCCAATTTCCGCTGGATTTTTGACCACTCGAACCCCAGCAGATTCCAAGGCGGCCATTTTTTCTTTGGCAGTGCCTTTTCCGCCAGTGATGATGGCTCCAGCATGGCCCATGCGTCGCCCAGGAGGAGCCGTGATCCCCGCGATAAAACCGATAACCGGTTTGGTCATTTCTTTTTTGATAAAGGACGCGGCTTTTTCTTCAGCATCACCACCGATCTCGCCGATCATGACGACCGCTTCGGTCTCGTCGTCTTGCTCGAACATTTGAAGCAGATCAATGTATCCGGTTCCAATGATGGGATCGCCGCCAATGCCGACACACGTCGTTTCGCCAAGCCCCAAATTCGTGAGTTGGTTGACGGCTTCATAGGTAAGGGTACCGCTACGGGAGATCACCCCCACTTTGCCTTTTTTATGAATGAAGCCCGGCATGATACCGATTTTACATTCGTCTGCTGTAATGATCCCTGGACAATTGGGGCCGATGAACCGGGTCTGGGTGCTCTGGAGCGCACGTTTCACACGCACCATTTCATTGACCGGAATGCCTTCGGTGATACAGACCACTAACCAAATGCCCGCATCTGCAGCTTCGAGAATGGCATCTGCCGCGAAGGGAGGCGGTACAAAAATCAACGACGTGGTGGCTTCGGTCTTTTTAACAGCTTCGCGAACGGTGTTAAATACCGGAATGCCCTCAACTTCTTGCCCCGCTTTTCCAGGAGTCACCCCTGCCACAATCTGTGTTCCATAGGCCTTACACTGCGTGGCATGAAAGGAACCTTCTTTTCCAGTAATACCCTGGACCACGACTTTCGTTGATTTATTCACTAAGATACTCATTCTCCGTTCCTTCCTTTTTCTTCTTTCACTTTTTCGTGAGGAAGTTGAGTTCTCACTGCGGCCGTCGAGCGATCACCTTCTGAGGTGAGCGCTCCGGGAGCACAGGAATTTAACATCCTCACCCCTTTTTCTTTTTGCCTTTCATGGCCACAATCTTTTGCGCGGCTTCCCAGAGGTCGGTGGCCACATCTACCTTTAAGCCTGACTCGAGGAGAAGCTTTCGGCCTTCCTCGGCATTGGTTCCTTGGAGACGAACCACCACGGGCAATTTAATGCCGACCTCTTTTGATGCTTCGATCACGCCGTTGGCAATACGTTCGCATCTCACGATTCCACCAAAGATATTGATGAAAATGCCTTTGACTTTTTTGTCCTTGAGGAGAATGCGAAATCCGGCGGCTACGGTCTCTTTCGTCGCTCCGCCGCCAACATCTAAGAAATTCGCGGGTTCGGCACCGGCTAGCTTAATGACATCCATTGTCGCCATAGCGAGCCCTGCGCCATTCACCATACAGCCGATATCCCCGTCGAGTTTCACGTAGTTGAGATTATGCTTTCCTGCTTCAATTTCCATCGGCTCTTCCTCGTGCAAATCGCGGAGGGCCTGGATATCCGTATGTTTGAACAACGCGCAATCATCGAAAGAAACTTTGCCATCCAAGGCAATCAGCGTTTTTTCCGTGGTAATGACCAGCGGATTAATCTCCACCATGGACGCGTTCTTTTCCATAAACAAGCGATACAAATTCCCCAGCATTTGAATGAACGGATTGACCACCGCCTTTTCAATCGCAGGCAAGCCTAGGGCAAAGGCCAGATTGCGCCCGTTGTAGGCTTGAAACCCAACGGCCGGATCAATGGTTTCCCTGATGACTTTTTCCGGGGTCTTTTCCGCCACTTCTTCGATCTCCATTCCACCTTCGGTACTAGCAATGAAGACCGGACGCCCAGTATCCCGATCGACGAGTAAACTAAGGTAGAGTTCCTTGTCGATTCCTGCGCCTTCTTCAATGAGCAATCGGCGAACTTTTCTGCCCTTTGGACCCGTTTGATGCGTCACGAGGGTTTTTCCCATGAGCTCTTGCGCCAACCCCGGAACCTCGTCACGATTTTTTGTGATCTTCACGCCACCAGCTTTGCCTCGTCCTCCTGCATGGATTTGCGCTTTGACCACATACACTGGGGTGTCAAGCGCCGCCGCCCATTTTTCGGCAGCCCGGGCACTTTTAATTTCTTTGCCCTTGGGCACAGGCACTCCAAATTGAGCAAATAACTGTTTCGCTTGAAATTCGTGAATGTTCATACAGATCCCTTTTTTCGTTAAAATTGCTCTTGGGGCCAGCCCTGCTCGACCACTTGATTGTATGTTGTCATTCCTAGTTTGCCAAAGGGGAAATGACGAGATACGTCTTATGTATTCTGCGTTCGCGTATACGCGGGCAACACCATCGGGGAGATGACTTGACTGGTGACACCATGTTTCTTGCTTTCGGCCCGGAAGCGTTGCAAATGGGTTAACGTTAATTTCCCCTGAGAAGCGGTTTTCACTCTCGATGCTGCGGTGAGTCCCGAACGTTTTCCAAATACCATGAGATCTAACAGCGAGTTCCCCATTAACCGATTACGCCCATGCAACCCCCCAGAGGTTTCCCCAGCCACGAATAGATTCTTCACTGATGTTTCACTATTGGAATCGATCTTCACGCCACCGTTTTGATAATGCAGTGTCGGATAGATCAACACGGGGTCTTTTCGAATATCCACGCCATACCGTTCATATTGCCGAACCATGGCCGGGAAATGTTTATCCAACGTCCCCTCTCCTTGTTCAGCTTCGAGCAGCGGAGTATCCAACCAGACACCAACCCGACCTGTGGCGGTACGTATGCCGCGCCCTTCTTCACATTCTCGTATAATCGATGACGACACCACATCGCGTGTATCCAACTCATTCACAAACCGTTCACCTTTTGAATTGACCAAATGTCCGCCTTCTGACCGAATGCCCTCGGTCACGAGCTGGCCGACCAATTGTTCGGGATATACGCCACCCGACGGGTGATATTGGAAAGTATCGATTTGAACAAGTGGAGCGCCCATTCGATACGCCAGTGCGAGACCATCGCCCGTAGCCCCATAATGGTTACTCGTGGGAAATCCTTGAATGTGCAGACGTCCGATTCCACCCGTGGCCAAAATCACGGCTTTGGCCGCCACGACGACAAACCGCTTGTTATCCAAATCTTGGAGTACGGC
This window encodes:
- a CDS encoding ester cyclase yields the protein MGNLSSNQQVMVDVFQQHMNAEMDGDLEATMATMTDAPHLHNIPVKMGGVGREGVRQFYANHLIGKFFPPDVEFINVSTTIGEEQLVEENVIKFTHTMPIDWMLPGVPPTGRRVEVAVVVIVKFENGKVAHEHIYWDQASVLVQLGLLDPSGLPVSSSDSAQKLLDPKLSAREM
- a CDS encoding peptidylprolyl isomerase; this encodes MALLIGEKSVVSMHYKLMDEAGKVLDSSEGGEPLAYLHGAGNIVSGLEKALVGKSAGDSLTVKVAPAEGYGEVDPNGIKVIERAAFEGVDVVEAGMAFEAKAPDGTAQHIVVTKVEGDEVTIDLNHPLAGVTLNFDIQIVNVREATQEELDHGHTHEGGHAH
- a CDS encoding FAD-binding protein yields the protein MGLFKKKSAAEKQRKAEIKKAKKDARADKKDARQDSREVKKTARKDAKAEKKDLRQETKAVKKDARQDKREGLKDVRQSDLTGKAKRDAKKDVRKGKKDTVKVAKQEKKDKRHDIRNEKKDRVQDAKVEKKETIQQIRERKRAILKNLRVPKALDRKWNSYLKFQHVDALEIYKPNTLSHLQTICRIATDNGLKVRAIGSGHSFSEIGVTEDIFVETKNLNKMLPMNNTRKNKLKNNVRRRRMAELQVGRTIIEISKELEKSGEALINQGTYDGQTFWGAVSTSTHGSGLKRGPFPAMILSLVLVGEGGRTYRIEPRDGITEARNWRENGIDELIQNDDVFNSVICSFGCMGIVYSAVISTREFYWMNEWTYISTWSAFKESFSRYSDMRAFVERWDTISLLIGPTKAKSGGKDGVSFKGENPMAMNLRLETNETRTIGGTFMDSLTKFFERIGVIDWIKAPAEGRGFTVADIFPGDAWIAKKGVRASGKIGWMGEEIKPKETPIKRRNKCYKIFPKGGKLFGGYGLEVAFPIERTIEIMDRIIELAEENKSNKLFHTAPVAVRFVAPTTAYASPQYADPNDNVSAFDQGTVMFEVLMAKGTEGGMQALQLIEEAMLDERDVRVHWGLHFDRINSRNTNFERMYPKWPQFRATFQRFNRQGTFKNVFTDRIGLR
- a CDS encoding DEAD/DEAH box helicase: MNKHDITHHQSTLSPKDASPGFSTLGLESPLLTTLGTLGYEEPTPIQQEAIPPLLAKRDLIGRAATGTGKTAAFTLPLLQRLAHSTRQKNPFALILVPTRELAIQVSEAVHRYGKAQGIGILAIYGGQAIRPQLVALKRGVDVVVATPGRALDHIRRKTLQLKDLQIVVLDEADEMLNMGFAEDLDAILQQTPKTRQTALFSATMPPRIASIARRHLQDPVEIQIIKEPIKAGVAPRVNQIGYLVTRPHKVAALARILDMATPKSTLVFCRTRLEVDELTSALNTRGYRSEGLHGGLNQAQRDRVMASFRSGKTELLVATDVAARGLDISHVSHVMNYDVPSSPEAYVHRIGRTGRAGRTGEAITLVEPREQWLLKNIERLTKSKIEMATLPTVADLQAKRLTGIGTSIQEILTANKFEQFRNVVNTLIEKFDPVDVAAAAIQLAYGSKSGERKEEEIPVIRGHEMEKSRRPQGSKQAPQERSRGAKIRGETGRPAGPRDRGGPSIKMATLSFSAGRNAGIGPRDLVGAIANEAGLPSKMIGPIKIDDQFSLVKVPAELARDIMKAIGRTRLKGKKVSIRLERD
- the sucC gene encoding ADP-forming succinate--CoA ligase subunit beta; translation: MNIHEFQAKQLFAQFGVPVPKGKEIKSARAAEKWAAALDTPVYVVKAQIHAGGRGKAGGVKITKNRDEVPGLAQELMGKTLVTHQTGPKGRKVRRLLIEEGAGIDKELYLSLLVDRDTGRPVFIASTEGGMEIEEVAEKTPEKVIRETIDPAVGFQAYNGRNLAFALGLPAIEKAVVNPFIQMLGNLYRLFMEKNASMVEINPLVITTEKTLIALDGKVSFDDCALFKHTDIQALRDLHEEEPMEIEAGKHNLNYVKLDGDIGCMVNGAGLAMATMDVIKLAGAEPANFLDVGGGATKETVAAGFRILLKDKKVKGIFINIFGGIVRCERIANGVIEASKEVGIKLPVVVRLQGTNAEEGRKLLLESGLKVDVATDLWEAAQKIVAMKGKKKKG
- the sucD gene encoding succinate--CoA ligase subunit alpha, whose product is MSILVNKSTKVVVQGITGKEGSFHATQCKAYGTQIVAGVTPGKAGQEVEGIPVFNTVREAVKKTEATTSLIFVPPPFAADAILEAADAGIWLVVCITEGIPVNEMVRVKRALQSTQTRFIGPNCPGIITADECKIGIMPGFIHKKGKVGVISRSGTLTYEAVNQLTNLGLGETTCVGIGGDPIIGTGYIDLLQMFEQDDETEAVVMIGEIGGDAEEKAASFIKKEMTKPVIGFIAGITAPPGRRMGHAGAIITGGKGTAKEKMAALESAGVRVVKNPAEIGETVKEALG
- a CDS encoding FAD-dependent oxidoreductase — translated: MDIHALHQVVHNSRDSRRAQALPKLSPAERDTLIKKYHPDHREAAYRPVAFGPNAGDLTVRELASVLEGDSPVPTELTLTPDYTVDVLVVGGGGAGCAAALHAHAEGAKVLLATKLRLADSNSVMAQGGMQIAVAPNDSPVQHFLDTLKGGHMKNDHDLLKTMVEEGPSIAKWLLELGVLFDRDPDGNLHVKKGGGSTKERLLTCSDYTGLEIMRVLKDEVLNQKIQLLEFAAAIELLSDEQGTCTGAVLQDLDNKRFVVVAAKAVILATGGIGRLHIQGFPTSNHYGATGDGLALAYRMGAPLVQIDTFQYHPSGGVYPEQLVGQLVTEGIRSEGGHLVNSKGERFVNELDTRDVVSSSIIRECEEGRGIRTATGRVGVWLDTPLLEAEQGEGTLDKHFPAMVRQYERYGVDIRKDPVLIYPTLHYQNGGVKIDSNSETSVKNLFVAGETSGGLHGRNRLMGNSLLDLMVFGKRSGLTAASRVKTASQGKLTLTHLQRFRAESKKHGVTSQVISPMVLPAYTRTQNT